From Pandoraea norimbergensis, the proteins below share one genomic window:
- the gcl gene encoding glyoxylate carboligase has product MAKMTAVEAAVRVLEKEGITTAFGVPGAAINPFYSALRKAGSVEHVLARHVEGASHMAEGYTRAEAGNIGVCIGTSGPAGTDMITGLYSAQADSIPILCITGQAPRARLYKEDFQAVDIESIAKPVTKWAVTVREPALVPRVFQQAFHLMRSGRPGPVLIDLPFDVQVAEIEFDPDTYEPLPVYKPAATRAQAEKAIQMLLASERPLIVSGGGVINADAADLLVEFAETVNVPVVPTLMGWGTIADDHPLMAGMVGLQTSHRFGNATMLAADFVMGIGNRWANRHTGSVDVFTKGRKFVHVDIEPTQIGRVFGPDYGIVSDAKAALTLFVEVAKELKAAGRLPDRSQWVADCQKRKRTMLRRSDFDQVPIKPQRVYQEMNAFFGRDVRYVSTIGLSQIAAAQFLHVNKPRHWVNCGQAGPLGWTVPAAIGVKVASPSSDVVAISGDYDFQFMIEELAVAAQFKVPYIHVVVNNSYLGLIRQAQRNFDMDYCVQLAFENVNSPELNGYGVDHVKVAEGLGVKAIRVHQPNDIQPAFEQARKLMAEFSVPVIVEVILERVTNIAMGTEINNVNEFEEIIDVVEEDNSAVTA; this is encoded by the coding sequence ATGGCCAAGATGACCGCCGTAGAGGCCGCCGTTCGGGTGCTGGAGAAGGAAGGCATCACCACCGCGTTCGGCGTGCCGGGCGCAGCAATCAACCCGTTCTATTCGGCACTGCGCAAGGCCGGCAGCGTCGAGCACGTGCTCGCGCGCCACGTCGAAGGTGCGTCGCACATGGCCGAAGGCTATACCCGTGCAGAAGCCGGCAACATCGGCGTGTGTATCGGTACGTCGGGCCCCGCCGGCACCGATATGATCACGGGTCTGTACTCGGCACAAGCCGACTCGATCCCCATTCTGTGCATTACGGGTCAGGCACCGCGCGCCCGTCTGTACAAGGAAGATTTCCAGGCTGTCGATATCGAATCGATCGCCAAGCCGGTGACCAAGTGGGCCGTGACCGTGCGTGAGCCGGCACTCGTGCCGCGCGTGTTCCAGCAGGCTTTCCACCTGATGCGCTCGGGCCGCCCGGGTCCGGTGCTGATCGACCTGCCGTTCGACGTGCAAGTTGCCGAGATCGAATTCGATCCCGATACCTACGAGCCGCTGCCGGTCTACAAGCCCGCTGCCACGCGCGCACAGGCTGAGAAGGCGATCCAGATGCTGCTCGCCTCGGAGCGTCCGTTGATCGTGTCGGGTGGCGGTGTGATCAACGCCGACGCTGCCGACCTGCTGGTCGAATTCGCCGAGACCGTCAATGTGCCGGTCGTCCCCACGCTCATGGGCTGGGGCACCATCGCCGACGATCACCCGCTGATGGCCGGCATGGTCGGTCTGCAAACGTCGCACCGCTTCGGCAACGCGACGATGCTCGCCGCCGACTTCGTGATGGGCATCGGCAACCGCTGGGCCAACCGCCACACCGGTAGCGTCGACGTCTTCACCAAGGGCCGCAAGTTCGTGCACGTCGACATCGAGCCGACGCAAATCGGCCGCGTGTTCGGTCCGGACTACGGCATCGTCTCCGATGCGAAGGCTGCGCTCACGCTGTTCGTCGAAGTGGCCAAGGAACTGAAGGCTGCCGGGCGTCTGCCGGATCGCTCGCAGTGGGTCGCCGACTGCCAGAAGCGCAAGCGCACGATGCTGCGCCGCTCCGACTTCGATCAGGTGCCGATCAAGCCGCAACGCGTGTATCAGGAAATGAACGCCTTCTTCGGCCGCGACGTGCGTTACGTCTCGACCATCGGCCTGTCGCAAATTGCGGCCGCACAGTTCCTGCACGTGAACAAGCCGCGTCACTGGGTCAACTGCGGTCAGGCCGGCCCGCTGGGCTGGACCGTGCCGGCAGCGATCGGTGTGAAGGTGGCATCGCCGTCATCGGACGTGGTGGCCATCTCGGGCGACTACGACTTCCAGTTCATGATCGAAGAACTGGCCGTGGCAGCACAGTTCAAGGTGCCGTACATCCACGTCGTGGTGAACAACTCGTATCTGGGCCTGATCCGTCAGGCACAGCGCAACTTCGACATGGATTACTGCGTGCAGCTCGCGTTCGAAAACGTGAACTCGCCGGAATTGAACGGCTACGGCGTCGATCACGTGAAGGTTGCCGAAGGTCTGGGCGTGAAGGCCATCCGCGTGCATCAGCCGAACGACATCCAGCCCGCCTTCGAGCAAGCTCGCAAGCTGATGGCCGAGTTCTCGGTGCCGGTGATCGTGGAAGTGATTCTCGAGCGCGTGACCAACATTGCGATGGGCACCGAAATCAACAACGTCAATGAGTTCGAAGAAATCATCGACGTCGTGGAAGAAGACAACAGCGCCGTGACGGCGTAA